A genomic stretch from Prochlorococcus marinus str. MIT 9312 includes:
- the gap gene encoding type I glyceraldehyde-3-phosphate dehydrogenase — protein MTLRVAINGFGRIGRNFMRCWLSRGAYTNIEVVGINVTSDPKTNAHLLKYDSVLGQLDGVDIQYTDDTFVINNKTIKCFSDRNPMNLPWKDWGVDLVIESTGVFNTDVGASKHLEVGAKKVILTAPGKGDGVGTYVVGVNADQYNHKDYDILSNASCTTNCLAPVVKVLDQNFGINKGLMTTIHSYTGDQRILDNSHRDLRRARAAATNIVPTSTGAAKAVALVYPEMKGKLTGIAMRVPTPNVSAVDFVFESSKSVTSEEVNNALKEASLGSMQGIIKYGDEPLVSSDYAGTNESSIVDSDLTMCIGDNLVKVLAWYDNEWGYSQRVVDLAEIVAKKWE, from the coding sequence CTTATACCAACATTGAAGTTGTTGGTATTAATGTTACTTCAGATCCAAAGACGAATGCTCATCTTCTAAAATACGATTCAGTTCTTGGCCAATTGGATGGTGTTGATATTCAATATACTGATGACACTTTTGTAATTAATAATAAGACTATTAAGTGTTTTTCTGATAGAAACCCAATGAATCTCCCTTGGAAAGACTGGGGAGTTGACTTAGTAATTGAATCAACGGGAGTTTTTAATACAGATGTAGGGGCAAGTAAGCACTTAGAAGTAGGGGCAAAAAAAGTTATCTTAACTGCTCCGGGTAAAGGGGATGGGGTTGGTACTTATGTAGTTGGAGTTAATGCTGATCAATATAATCATAAAGATTATGATATTTTAAGTAATGCTAGTTGTACTACAAATTGTTTAGCTCCAGTAGTTAAAGTTTTAGATCAAAATTTTGGTATTAATAAAGGTTTGATGACTACAATTCATAGTTATACCGGTGATCAAAGAATTCTAGATAATAGTCATAGAGATTTAAGAAGGGCTAGAGCCGCTGCCACCAATATTGTTCCAACTTCTACAGGAGCTGCTAAAGCAGTAGCATTAGTGTATCCAGAAATGAAAGGCAAATTGACAGGAATTGCAATGAGGGTTCCTACACCTAACGTTTCAGCGGTAGATTTCGTTTTCGAATCCTCTAAATCTGTCACAAGCGAAGAAGTAAATAATGCTCTTAAAGAAGCATCTTTAGGTTCAATGCAGGGCATCATTAAGTACGGAGATGAACCATTAGTGTCAAGCGATTATGCAGGTACTAATGAATCATCAATTGTAGATAGTGACCTCACTATGTGCATCGGAGATAATCTTGTCAAGGTCCTTGCATGGTATGACAACGAGTGGGGTTATAGCCAGAGGGTCGTTGATTTGGCAGAGATTGTTGCTAAAAAGTGGGAATAA
- the thiL gene encoding thiamine-phosphate kinase, with the protein MHKEILENIGEKELITRLGKFMPKNQVTDDCALIKTKNNNLLVNNDSLVEDVHFNDITICPQDLGWKAVVSNISDLLSSGSKKTIGITISLILPAKTEWVWVEELYKGINKALKEYGGKILGGDCSKGNQKTISITAFGIQGELELRRNACKPGDIILTTGIHGLSKLGFLIQNKIKLDNNISLNERLISKSIERFCRPQVYPNFLKNLLKTRTNKKIKRIGCTDSSDGLFQAVQDLAIASKCKAIMIYKKIPKDKDWPKGDKWDEYYFFGGEDYELVFSLPKKWAKNLSKLDKTINAIGYFAHGEPSIEFKDNNKNKLLKNSPFKHF; encoded by the coding sequence ATGCATAAAGAAATATTAGAAAATATAGGGGAAAAAGAATTAATAACTAGGCTTGGAAAATTTATGCCTAAAAATCAAGTTACAGATGATTGTGCTTTAATAAAAACTAAAAATAATAACTTACTTGTTAATAATGATTCTTTGGTAGAAGATGTTCATTTCAATGACATTACTATTTGCCCTCAAGACCTCGGATGGAAAGCAGTTGTCAGCAACATCTCTGACTTATTATCCAGTGGTAGCAAGAAAACTATAGGAATTACAATAAGTTTGATTCTACCTGCTAAAACTGAGTGGGTTTGGGTTGAAGAGTTATATAAAGGAATAAATAAAGCTTTAAAAGAATATGGCGGAAAAATTCTTGGAGGAGATTGCTCAAAGGGAAATCAAAAAACCATATCAATTACAGCCTTTGGAATTCAAGGTGAACTCGAATTACGAAGAAACGCATGTAAACCAGGGGATATTATCTTAACCACAGGAATTCATGGACTTAGCAAACTAGGATTTTTGATACAAAATAAAATAAAGTTAGATAATAATATTTCTCTTAATGAAAGATTAATCAGTAAGTCCATTGAACGTTTTTGTCGCCCTCAAGTTTACCCAAATTTTCTAAAAAATCTCCTTAAAACTCGCACAAATAAAAAAATAAAGAGAATAGGTTGTACTGATAGCAGTGATGGTCTATTTCAAGCGGTACAAGATTTAGCAATCGCTAGCAAATGTAAAGCAATTATGATTTATAAAAAAATACCTAAAGATAAGGATTGGCCAAAGGGAGATAAATGGGATGAATATTATTTTTTTGGAGGTGAAGATTACGAATTAGTTTTCTCATTGCCCAAAAAATGGGCAAAGAATTTATCTAAACTTGATAAAACTATTAATGCAATTGGTTATTTTGCTCATGGTGAACCATCAATAGAATTTAAAGATAATAATAAAAATAAATTATTGAAAAACTCACCTTTCAAGCACTTTTAA
- a CDS encoding peptidylprolyl isomerase: protein MQKFLSNQNKLFLILSIIILQVFLFKPIQVLADLPTGNAVKDPNAILRNALPIKQLELQEIQHKLEETSDLVRGGRWPALTKTVTKCQSLLKKYQSRIIQELPNDKKKIAEKTFLELKENFDSLQDHSKSKDKYSFIDTRKEALDKIGGLEEYFLPNQFPYYIPEEFDNLPRLLGRAKVNIKTSKGDMKAIVDGFNAPLTAGAFIDLSSKNFYKDLPINRAEEFFVLQTGDPIGEAIGYLDPETNEERHVPLEIRIPDEKDTFYNQTFEDLGLYTETPTLPFATLGTLGWSHSNTAVDDGSSQFFFFLYEAELNPAGRNLIDGRNAAFGYVVDGFDVLEELTKDDTIISIDVLAGIENLKLNA, encoded by the coding sequence ATGCAAAAATTCTTATCAAATCAGAACAAACTTTTCTTAATTTTATCAATCATAATTTTACAGGTTTTTCTCTTTAAACCCATTCAAGTACTAGCAGATTTACCTACTGGAAATGCGGTAAAAGACCCTAATGCAATCCTCAGAAACGCACTCCCTATCAAGCAACTTGAGTTACAAGAAATTCAACACAAATTGGAAGAAACCAGTGACCTTGTAAGAGGAGGAAGATGGCCAGCTCTTACAAAAACTGTTACAAAATGTCAATCTTTACTAAAAAAATATCAAAGTCGAATTATCCAAGAATTACCAAACGATAAAAAGAAAATTGCTGAAAAAACATTTTTAGAACTCAAAGAAAATTTTGATAGCCTTCAAGATCATTCTAAATCAAAGGATAAGTACTCATTTATAGACACCCGAAAAGAAGCTCTAGATAAAATAGGTGGATTAGAAGAATATTTTCTACCAAATCAATTTCCTTACTATATTCCAGAAGAGTTTGATAACCTACCAAGACTACTAGGCAGAGCAAAAGTCAATATAAAAACCTCCAAAGGAGACATGAAAGCTATTGTGGATGGATTTAATGCCCCACTTACAGCAGGAGCATTTATAGATTTATCTTCAAAAAATTTCTATAAAGATCTTCCTATAAATAGAGCAGAAGAATTTTTTGTACTGCAAACAGGTGATCCAATTGGTGAAGCAATTGGTTATTTAGATCCTGAAACAAATGAAGAACGTCACGTTCCTCTCGAAATTAGAATTCCTGATGAAAAGGATACTTTTTATAATCAAACGTTTGAAGATTTAGGCCTTTACACAGAGACACCAACCTTACCTTTCGCGACACTTGGAACTCTAGGATGGTCCCATTCAAATACCGCAGTTGATGATGGCTCATCGCAATTTTTCTTCTTTTTATATGAAGCAGAATTAAATCCAGCAGGTCGCAATTTAATTGATGGACGGAATGCTGCCTTTGGTTATGTTGTAGATGGTTTTGATGTATTGGAAGAACTAACGAAAGATGACACAATAATCTCAATAGATGTTTTAGCAGGGATTGAAAACCTCAAATTAAATGCATAA
- the efp gene encoding elongation factor P — MISSNDFRTGTTIELDGQVWRVVEFLHVKPGKGSAFVRTKLKSVQSGNVVEKTFRAGESVQQAILEKSNLQHTYVESGDYVFMDMTSFEETRLSSEQIGKGSKYLKEGMEVNVILHNGKVLEVELPISITLKVTETDPGVKGDTASGGTKPAILETGAQVMVPLFISVGEMIKVDTRNDSYLGREN; from the coding sequence ATGATCTCCAGTAACGATTTTCGCACAGGTACCACCATAGAATTGGATGGACAAGTTTGGCGTGTTGTAGAATTTCTACATGTCAAGCCTGGTAAGGGTTCTGCTTTCGTGCGAACAAAATTAAAATCAGTTCAAAGCGGCAACGTGGTTGAAAAAACTTTTCGAGCCGGAGAATCAGTACAGCAGGCTATCCTTGAGAAGTCTAACCTGCAACACACTTATGTGGAGTCTGGAGATTACGTTTTTATGGATATGACAAGTTTTGAAGAGACAAGACTTTCCTCTGAACAAATCGGTAAAGGCTCAAAGTATTTGAAAGAAGGAATGGAGGTTAATGTAATTTTACATAATGGTAAAGTTTTAGAAGTGGAACTTCCAATTTCTATTACTTTGAAAGTTACAGAGACTGATCCTGGAGTTAAAGGCGATACTGCTAGTGGGGGCACGAAACCAGCTATTCTAGAAACTGGTGCTCAAGTTATGGTTCCTTTATTTATTTCTGTGGGAGAAATGATTAAAGTTGATACACGTAACGACAGTTATCTTGGACGTGAAAATTAA
- the accB gene encoding acetyl-CoA carboxylase biotin carboxyl carrier protein, with protein sequence MAMKLDHEDLNRLIEKISTSDIQEFSLEGEDFKLEIKRNLFDQNQVPNNLASNTLFDRQTIANQKSINDIPAVNEPEASQVAPPGRSDLTDITSPMVGTFYRAAAPGEDPFVDLGSSVKVGQTICILEAMKLMNEIESEFNAEIVEILVENGTPVEFGQVLMRVKQS encoded by the coding sequence ATGGCTATGAAATTAGATCATGAAGACTTAAATCGCTTAATAGAGAAAATCTCTACAAGCGATATTCAAGAATTCTCCCTAGAGGGAGAAGATTTTAAACTTGAAATAAAACGGAATTTATTTGATCAGAACCAAGTTCCTAATAATTTAGCCTCTAATACTTTATTTGATAGGCAAACAATTGCTAATCAAAAATCCATTAATGATATCCCAGCAGTTAATGAGCCTGAGGCGTCTCAGGTAGCTCCTCCTGGGCGTTCAGATCTTACTGACATTACTTCTCCTATGGTTGGGACCTTTTATAGGGCTGCAGCGCCTGGTGAGGATCCATTCGTCGATCTAGGCAGCAGTGTTAAAGTCGGCCAAACCATTTGTATTTTGGAAGCTATGAAGTTAATGAATGAAATAGAATCTGAATTTAATGCAGAAATAGTAGAGATTCTCGTTGAAAATGGAACGCCAGTTGAATTTGGTCAAGTTTTAATGCGTGTTAAGCAGTCTTGA
- the pdxA gene encoding 4-hydroxythreonine-4-phosphate dehydrogenase PdxA, translating into MNFQNTSNRLKLVLSVGDESGIGPEIILKALYSNEIPENIDFVIVGSKKNLQNTYRKLKSLGLENLANPKNLNIHDLEISSSDDSKASYGDSSFNYLTKAIEIVKQYPNSALVTGPICKKSWSLAGHYFSGQTEVLAKSCGVKNVGMLFTAKSPITGWRLNTLLATTHIALCEVPKKLTTELIHSKLDLFKDFCSTYVDKPSFKVSGLNPHAGEEGLLGNEEKDWLNDALIAWNENNRDIKLLGPLSPDSCWNSSAKAWRNKDAEKHDGILAMYHDQGLIPMKVIALNYSVNMTIGLPFIRTSPDHGTGFDIAGKGIAESQSMIEAIITAIEMTKSSRLLNTH; encoded by the coding sequence ATGAATTTTCAGAATACAAGTAATAGATTGAAATTAGTTTTAAGCGTCGGAGACGAGTCCGGTATTGGACCTGAAATAATCTTAAAAGCTCTTTATTCTAATGAGATTCCAGAAAATATTGACTTTGTAATTGTTGGTTCAAAAAAAAATCTACAAAATACATATAGAAAACTGAAATCTTTAGGATTAGAAAACCTCGCAAATCCTAAAAATTTAAATATCCATGATCTTGAAATTTCTTCATCTGATGATTCTAAAGCAAGTTATGGTGATTCAAGTTTTAATTACCTAACAAAAGCAATTGAAATTGTAAAACAATATCCTAATTCAGCACTTGTAACTGGACCAATTTGCAAAAAATCATGGTCACTAGCAGGTCATTACTTCTCTGGCCAAACTGAAGTTTTAGCAAAATCATGCGGAGTAAAAAATGTTGGAATGTTATTCACAGCAAAATCACCAATTACAGGCTGGAGATTAAATACTTTGCTAGCTACAACCCACATAGCTCTTTGTGAGGTTCCCAAGAAATTAACTACAGAATTAATACATTCTAAATTAGATCTTTTCAAAGATTTTTGTAGTACCTATGTTGATAAACCTTCTTTTAAAGTTTCAGGATTAAACCCTCATGCTGGTGAAGAAGGGCTTTTAGGTAATGAAGAAAAAGATTGGCTCAATGATGCGTTGATTGCTTGGAATGAGAATAATAGAGATATTAAATTATTAGGCCCTTTATCACCAGATAGTTGCTGGAACTCTTCCGCAAAAGCTTGGAGAAACAAAGATGCCGAAAAACATGATGGCATTCTTGCTATGTATCATGATCAAGGTTTAATTCCAATGAAAGTTATAGCTCTTAATTATTCAGTAAATATGACAATAGGTTTACCCTTTATAAGAACATCTCCAGACCATGGAACAGGATTTGATATTGCTGGCAAAGGAATAGCTGAATCTCAAAGCATGATTGAAGCTATAATTACAGCCATAGAAATGACTAAAAGTTCAAGACTGCTTAACACGCATTAA
- a CDS encoding oxidoreductase, with the protein MTNPASSLGNKNKFFIFGCGFSGSFFAKTIRQLGYTALTTSRSENKDPHSFVFNSENNIVPNEKIFDGVTHILSCIPPDKNGNDPVLGSLKNKLKSLSLEWAGYLSTTGVYGHTKGDWVSETDQPNPFQNRSHKRLNCEKEWIESGLPVQIFRLPGIYGPGRSTFEAIRNKKIRVISKKNQVFSRIHVADITNAIIYLLENKNSLNFHQIINITDDEPCSQIEVIQYCYDLLGLKMPKPILFEDAKKKLSPIAQSFWMENRKVSNKLLCETLGYKLIYKNYKIGLKNCLLNS; encoded by the coding sequence ATGACGAATCCAGCAAGTTCACTAGGAAATAAAAATAAATTCTTTATCTTTGGATGTGGTTTTAGCGGTAGTTTCTTTGCAAAAACGATAAGGCAATTAGGTTATACTGCTTTAACCACTTCGAGATCTGAAAATAAAGATCCACATAGTTTCGTCTTTAATAGTGAAAATAACATTGTTCCTAATGAAAAAATTTTTGATGGAGTCACACATATTCTTAGTTGCATACCTCCCGACAAAAATGGAAATGATCCAGTACTAGGAAGTCTTAAAAATAAGCTCAAAAGTTTATCCCTTGAATGGGCTGGATATTTATCTACCACAGGAGTATATGGGCACACCAAAGGTGATTGGGTTTCTGAGACTGATCAACCTAATCCTTTTCAAAACAGAAGTCACAAGAGATTAAATTGTGAAAAAGAATGGATTGAATCTGGTTTACCTGTACAAATTTTTAGGTTACCTGGTATTTATGGACCTGGAAGATCCACTTTTGAAGCAATAAGAAATAAAAAAATTCGCGTTATCTCTAAAAAAAATCAGGTATTTTCAAGAATTCATGTTGCTGATATTACAAATGCAATTATCTATCTATTAGAAAATAAAAATTCCTTAAATTTTCACCAGATTATTAATATTACAGATGATGAACCCTGTTCTCAAATAGAAGTTATTCAATATTGCTACGATTTACTTGGTTTAAAAATGCCAAAGCCAATATTATTTGAGGATGCAAAAAAGAAATTATCGCCTATCGCTCAATCTTTTTGGATGGAAAATAGAAAAGTTTCTAATAAACTTTTATGCGAAACACTTGGATATAAACTAATTTATAAAAACTATAAAATAGGCTTAAAAAATTGCTTATTAAATAGTTAA
- a CDS encoding HNH endonuclease: MHINDAVFLEDLCPKFRFRQWRKSIHRFTGKSCIYCGKPSESIDHVLPRSQGGLSTTENCVPACLSCNGDKSDENALYWYRRQKFYDPRRAMAIRAWLEGDLRLAIRLLQWANPSFKISNKNYKKDKSEYKAA, translated from the coding sequence ATGCATATTAATGATGCTGTCTTTTTAGAGGATTTATGTCCTAAGTTCAGATTTAGACAATGGAGAAAATCTATTCATAGATTTACAGGAAAAAGTTGTATATATTGCGGAAAACCATCTGAATCTATAGACCATGTATTACCTCGAAGCCAAGGCGGCTTAAGTACAACAGAAAATTGTGTACCTGCATGTCTTTCCTGTAATGGGGATAAATCAGATGAAAATGCTTTGTATTGGTATAGAAGACAAAAATTTTATGATCCTCGAAGAGCAATGGCTATAAGAGCTTGGTTAGAAGGAGATTTAAGATTAGCTATAAGATTACTGCAATGGGCTAATCCTAGTTTTAAAATAAGTAATAAAAATTACAAAAAAGATAAATCAGAATATAAAGCAGCTTGA
- a CDS encoding DUF6554 family protein, with the protein MKRFKQKKQIFLILSILMPLALSTFKVHAGSFAAEIFCTMRDGGNDHESSWEAAYTYIKKQKGGIFKVSPKQAASQITESVIRDKETFSYCVEYLDKLHPNRKLLRELEKEEERKEKELEETNEDFSEETIERYSY; encoded by the coding sequence ATGAAAAGATTCAAGCAGAAAAAACAGATATTTTTAATTTTAAGTATTTTAATGCCTTTAGCCCTTTCGACATTCAAAGTGCATGCGGGCTCATTTGCAGCGGAAATTTTCTGTACTATGAGAGATGGAGGTAATGATCATGAAAGTAGTTGGGAGGCAGCATATACGTATATAAAAAAGCAAAAAGGAGGAATTTTCAAAGTCTCACCTAAACAAGCAGCATCGCAAATTACTGAATCAGTTATAAGAGATAAAGAAACCTTCAGCTACTGTGTTGAATACCTCGATAAACTTCATCCAAATAGAAAATTACTAAGAGAATTGGAAAAAGAAGAAGAAAGAAAAGAAAAAGAATTAGAAGAAACTAATGAAGATTTTTCAGAAGAAACAATTGAAAGATACAGTTATTAA
- a CDS encoding AbrB family transcriptional regulator has product MPNINLIYYLIAGVIFGALALKTGIPAAPLAGALIGASILSISGKVEIAEWPIGTRTILEIGIGTVIGTSLTKDSLVDLQSLWRPAILITFTLVITGLAIGLWTSRLLKIDVITTILGAAPGGISGMSLVGSEYGVGAAVATLHAVRLITVLLILPLIVKCLYLFGVIKS; this is encoded by the coding sequence ATGCCAAACATAAATCTAATCTATTATCTAATTGCAGGCGTTATCTTTGGAGCTTTAGCTCTAAAAACAGGTATTCCTGCTGCTCCTCTTGCGGGTGCTTTAATAGGCGCAAGTATACTTAGCATTAGTGGCAAAGTCGAAATTGCAGAGTGGCCAATCGGCACAAGAACGATTTTAGAAATCGGAATTGGAACAGTTATTGGTACATCATTAACCAAAGACTCATTAGTTGATCTTCAAAGCTTATGGAGGCCTGCCATCTTAATAACATTTACTTTAGTTATTACGGGATTAGCAATTGGATTATGGACAAGCAGATTACTTAAGATAGATGTGATAACTACAATTCTAGGTGCCGCACCAGGAGGAATTAGCGGCATGAGTCTTGTAGGGTCAGAATATGGAGTGGGAGCTGCAGTCGCAACTCTACACGCTGTAAGATTGATTACTGTGCTTCTAATTCTTCCTTTAATTGTGAAATGCTTATACTTATTTGGAGTAATAAAATCTTAA
- a CDS encoding pyridoxal-phosphate-dependent aminotransferase family protein — translation MIPGPTPVPEKVLQALSKHPIGHRSKEFQDLVESTTKNLQWLHQTQNDVLTITGSGTAAMEAGIINTLSKGDKVICGENGKFGERWVKVAKEFGLEVIKIDSEWGTPLDPEEFKKVLEEDNQKEIKGVILTHSETSTGVINDLETISSYIREHNTALSIVDCVTSLGACNVPVDEWKLDIVASGSQKGYMIPPGLSFIAMSQKAWEAAEKSNLPKFYLNLKSYRKSLLSNSNPYTPAVNLVFALDEALTMMREEGLDNIFNRHNKHKLAMSNAVKALNLKLFADEKYLSPSITAIETGEMDAEEFRKTIKNNFDILLAGGQDHLKGKIFRVGHLGYVNDRDIITVVSAISNTLLELGKITAQQAGEALVVVSKYLDGN, via the coding sequence ATGATTCCTGGACCCACCCCAGTTCCAGAAAAAGTTTTACAAGCATTAAGTAAGCATCCGATAGGACATCGCAGTAAAGAATTCCAAGATCTCGTAGAAAGTACTACTAAAAATTTACAGTGGCTTCATCAAACTCAAAATGATGTTCTAACAATTACTGGTAGTGGAACTGCCGCAATGGAAGCTGGAATAATAAATACCTTAAGTAAAGGAGATAAAGTAATTTGTGGAGAAAATGGAAAATTCGGCGAAAGATGGGTAAAAGTTGCTAAAGAATTTGGTTTAGAAGTAATAAAAATTGATTCCGAATGGGGTACTCCGCTTGATCCAGAAGAATTCAAAAAGGTATTAGAGGAAGATAACCAAAAAGAAATAAAGGGAGTTATTTTGACTCATTCTGAAACCTCAACAGGTGTAATTAATGATCTAGAAACTATAAGTTCATATATTCGCGAACACAATACAGCTTTATCAATTGTTGACTGCGTTACAAGTCTTGGAGCTTGCAATGTACCAGTAGATGAATGGAAATTAGATATCGTTGCGTCAGGATCACAAAAGGGATATATGATACCTCCAGGGCTTAGTTTTATAGCAATGAGCCAAAAAGCATGGGAAGCTGCAGAAAAATCTAATTTACCAAAATTTTATTTAAATTTAAAATCCTACAGAAAGAGTCTTTTAAGTAACAGTAATCCATATACTCCAGCAGTTAATTTGGTTTTTGCTTTAGATGAAGCTTTAACAATGATGAGAGAAGAAGGCTTAGATAACATTTTCAACAGACACAATAAACATAAATTAGCAATGAGCAATGCTGTAAAGGCTTTAAATCTAAAATTATTTGCTGATGAAAAATATTTAAGCCCTTCAATTACTGCAATAGAAACTGGAGAAATGGATGCTGAAGAATTCAGAAAAACAATAAAGAATAATTTTGATATTTTACTTGCTGGTGGTCAAGATCATTTAAAGGGGAAAATATTTAGAGTCGGCCACTTAGGTTATGTAAACGATCGAGATATTATTACAGTAGTTTCTGCTATAAGTAATACACTTCTTGAGCTCGGTAAAATTACTGCCCAACAAGCTGGTGAAGCATTAGTTGTAGTATCTAAGTATCTTGATGGAAATTAA
- the cbiD gene encoding cobalt-precorrin-5B (C(1))-methyltransferase CbiD, translating to MKKGFSLPLWVAGAARSALKKLVGLPFDNYELIKIPNEKKEIKIEIHSVGLLKDDSHALGISFAKSGLYLDITQNLEIWTIASLERNSFNNPLQTNPINIIAGSGVGIKEDTSEICISDFAKEVLYENLLDIIPEGFNLKLEIIFPNGVFLAERTSNKSFGIVDGLSIIGTSAETYSSASPDQLEEAKTNLAKLVQNDFKGKVVFVIGENGLNLAKNCNLKFPILKVGNWIGPLIVDAAIKKVKTVILFGYHGKLIKLAGGIFHTHNHLADGRIEILVYLAVQEKVPTEIIVQLSHLKNLEEALLLLERFDKSIAEKLFLNLSNTIEKRSFTYVNRYVKTDMEIASIIFDRKREIRWAGTYGNKYISDFQ from the coding sequence TTGAAAAAAGGATTTTCTTTACCTTTGTGGGTTGCTGGAGCTGCTAGGTCAGCATTAAAAAAACTAGTAGGGTTGCCATTTGATAATTATGAACTAATAAAAATTCCTAATGAAAAAAAAGAAATAAAAATCGAGATTCATTCTGTTGGTTTACTTAAAGATGACTCGCATGCATTAGGAATTTCCTTTGCAAAGTCTGGCTTATATCTTGACATTACACAAAACTTAGAAATATGGACAATAGCCTCTTTAGAAAGAAATTCTTTTAATAATCCTCTTCAAACAAATCCAATAAATATTATTGCAGGATCTGGTGTAGGTATAAAAGAGGATACATCAGAAATATGCATTTCTGATTTTGCAAAAGAAGTTTTATATGAAAATTTATTAGATATTATTCCTGAGGGCTTTAATTTGAAATTAGAAATTATTTTCCCAAATGGGGTATTTTTAGCTGAAAGAACTAGTAATAAGTCATTTGGTATCGTTGATGGATTATCTATTATTGGAACTTCTGCTGAGACTTATTCCAGTGCTTCACCTGATCAATTAGAAGAGGCTAAAACTAATCTAGCAAAGTTAGTTCAAAATGATTTTAAAGGGAAAGTTGTTTTTGTTATTGGTGAAAATGGTTTAAATTTGGCAAAAAATTGTAATCTTAAATTTCCTATTCTAAAGGTTGGCAATTGGATAGGACCATTAATAGTTGATGCTGCAATAAAAAAAGTTAAAACTGTAATTCTTTTTGGTTATCACGGAAAATTAATTAAATTAGCAGGTGGTATTTTTCATACACATAATCATTTGGCAGATGGAAGAATTGAGATTCTTGTTTATTTAGCTGTTCAAGAAAAGGTACCAACAGAAATAATAGTCCAATTATCTCACTTAAAGAATCTTGAAGAAGCCCTATTACTACTTGAAAGATTTGATAAATCTATAGCTGAAAAATTATTCCTTAATTTATCAAATACGATTGAAAAGCGTTCTTTTACATATGTCAATAGGTATGTAAAAACGGATATGGAAATCGCATCAATCATTTTTGATAGAAAAAGAGAAATTAGGTGGGCTGGAACTTACGGTAATAAGTATATTTCTGATTTTCAATGA